Proteins found in one Oceaniferula flava genomic segment:
- a CDS encoding metallophosphoesterase has protein sequence MNLNLASSSAATKLVEAADLDLFALGDFGSGDEKQKAVARSMRRYSEKLGKKPDGLLMLGDNFYRKMAGGLKSKRWITGFSNIYPAKAFPNPCWAILGNHDYRDTPNNEKVQLGYAASLDRKTRWTMPAKYYRVDLPAKNPQVTFLMLDTNLESINRPLHGPKVACWLTPEEQAAQLVWLKKELASDRAPFTVVLGHHPLYSNGKYQGTPKLIEEIGELLEKAGVHMYLSGHEHDLQHLELEGLRTSFVISGGGGARVRGGEEKHKGNFFQVAHGFSHLSIKNARLHLRHIDANGKTIHSFSKGVNHDWKVEV, from the coding sequence ATGAACCTCAATTTGGCATCGTCTTCTGCCGCGACCAAGTTGGTAGAGGCAGCAGATCTGGATTTGTTTGCCCTTGGAGATTTTGGCAGTGGTGATGAGAAGCAGAAAGCGGTCGCACGGTCGATGAGGCGCTACTCGGAAAAGCTTGGAAAGAAACCGGATGGGCTCCTCATGTTAGGCGACAATTTCTATCGCAAGATGGCAGGTGGCCTGAAGTCCAAACGCTGGATCACCGGATTCTCAAACATATATCCTGCCAAAGCATTTCCCAATCCCTGCTGGGCCATTCTTGGCAATCACGACTATCGAGACACTCCTAACAACGAAAAGGTGCAGCTAGGCTACGCCGCATCGCTCGACCGCAAGACGCGCTGGACGATGCCGGCCAAGTATTATCGCGTTGATCTTCCGGCAAAAAATCCACAGGTCACCTTCCTCATGTTGGATACGAACCTGGAATCCATCAATCGCCCCCTGCACGGCCCCAAGGTTGCCTGCTGGCTGACTCCGGAAGAGCAAGCGGCACAGCTGGTCTGGCTCAAGAAAGAACTCGCCTCCGACCGCGCCCCCTTCACCGTGGTGCTCGGCCACCACCCACTCTACTCCAACGGCAAATACCAGGGCACACCCAAGCTCATCGAGGAGATCGGGGAACTCTTGGAAAAGGCCGGCGTCCACATGTACTTGAGCGGGCACGAACATGATCTGCAACACCTCGAACTCGAGGGCTTGAGAACATCCTTTGTGATTTCTGGCGGTGGGGGTGCACGCGTCAGAGGAGGGGAGGAAAAACATAAGGGCAATTTCTTCCAAGTCGCTCATGGCTTTTCCCACCTCTCGATCAAGAACGCCCGACTTCATCTCCGCCACATCGACGCCAACGGAAAAACCATCCACTCCTTCAGCAAAGGGGTGAACCACGACTGGAAGGTCGAAGTGTAG